Genomic window (Bacillus pumilus):
TTTATTTAAATCCGCAAAAGAAAAAACAAATTGAACAATTGCGAGGGTGGGAAAAGAAACATGAAAAATAAAATATCTCCATCTCAAGCAGTCTTTTTTATCATCCAATCTCAAATTGGTGTAGGGATTTTAGGACTTCCTCATCTGCTGATGAAGGATATGGGTCACGATGGGTGGATGACGATTATTCTAGCCGGATTATTCATCCAAATCATCAACACCATTTTTATTTACATTATTCATAAATATCCTGACACATCGTTTTTCCAAACGTTAATCAACGTGTTCGGAAAATGGATCGGTCGGACCTTGATAGTTCTCTATACAGTATACTTTGCCTCAGTCTGCATTGTTGTTCTATCGATCTTCACACGAATTCTTGGAATATGGGTGCTACCGCTTACGCCAAATTGGGTCATTGATTTATTGCTGATGATATCCATTATCTACATCGCAAAGGAAAAACTCACAGCAATTGTCAGGTTTAACTTTATTTTGACTCCCTTTTTGCTCATGCTGTCTCTATTGATGATTTATGCATTAAAAGGAACGAATATCGACTACCTCATGCCTTTTTTCCAAACAGATTTTTCTCAATTTCAAATTGGATTGAAGGACGTTGTTCTGTCCATGAATGGATTCGAGATGATTCTTATCATCTCTC
Coding sequences:
- a CDS encoding GerAB/ArcD/ProY family transporter, giving the protein MKNKISPSQAVFFIIQSQIGVGILGLPHLLMKDMGHDGWMTIILAGLFIQIINTIFIYIIHKYPDTSFFQTLINVFGKWIGRTLIVLYTVYFASVCIVVLSIFTRILGIWVLPLTPNWVIDLLLMISIIYIAKEKLTAIVRFNFILTPFLLMLSLLMIYALKGTNIDYLMPFFQTDFSQFQIGLKDVVLSMNGFEMILIISPFMKGSIKQRYKVMTISNICTTLYYLFITLICFMFFSPIELNVIPNPVLYLLKTISFGVIERTDLIFLSFWVFNILATLSNYLYFCANGVSSILKKKEHKKYVYYFAILIYVASCFLAEDNFRIQRFNDFTTFSQYSVIYTLPIIMAITILIKHRKGKVKSHAS